One genomic segment of Mycolicibacterium psychrotolerans includes these proteins:
- a CDS encoding sigma-70 family RNA polymerase sigma factor yields MTVRVEEFEELRSYLLAVGYRLTGTFADAEDVVQDAWLRWAAHRDAGIVDLRAWLTTVVSRLALDRLRSAAHRRETYAGTWLPEPVVTTLDGADPLAAVVAGEDARFAAMVVLENLTPDQRVAFVLHDGFAVPFDEIADVLGATPAAARQLASRARRAVSAAPPPAAEHNEVVGALMAAMAAGDLEAVVALLHPEVTFTGDANRRAPTAPQVIRGSDKVARFLLGLARRYGPRLFTSGELGMVNGELGVFSRGDDGDAHGPAIAPRIQALTVRDGQVVAVYDIANPDKFTGSPLRTTQ; encoded by the coding sequence ATGACCGTGCGGGTCGAGGAGTTCGAAGAACTGCGCTCCTACCTGCTCGCCGTGGGCTACCGCCTCACCGGCACGTTCGCCGACGCCGAGGACGTGGTGCAGGACGCATGGCTGCGCTGGGCCGCGCACCGCGACGCCGGCATCGTCGATCTGCGGGCGTGGCTCACCACGGTGGTCAGCCGGTTGGCGCTCGACCGGCTCCGGTCGGCGGCCCACCGGCGTGAGACCTATGCAGGCACCTGGCTGCCCGAACCGGTGGTGACGACGCTCGACGGCGCCGACCCGCTGGCCGCCGTGGTCGCCGGGGAGGACGCCCGCTTCGCGGCGATGGTGGTGCTGGAGAATCTGACACCCGATCAGCGGGTGGCGTTCGTGCTGCACGACGGGTTCGCGGTGCCCTTCGACGAGATCGCCGACGTGCTCGGTGCCACGCCGGCCGCGGCGAGGCAGCTCGCGTCGCGGGCGCGGCGCGCCGTCTCCGCGGCGCCACCGCCGGCGGCCGAGCACAACGAGGTGGTCGGTGCGTTGATGGCGGCGATGGCGGCCGGTGATCTGGAGGCCGTGGTCGCCCTGCTGCATCCCGAGGTCACGTTCACCGGCGACGCGAACCGGCGTGCGCCGACGGCCCCGCAGGTCATCCGCGGCAGCGACAAGGTCGCTCGGTTCCTGCTCGGGTTGGCGCGCCGGTACGGCCCGCGGCTGTTCACCAGCGGCGAGCTCGGGATGGTCAACGGCGAACTGGGCGTGTTCTCCCGGGGCGACGACGGCGATGCGCACGGACCCGCGATCGCGCCCAGGATCCAGGCGTTGACGGTGCGGGACGGACAGGTGGTGGCGGTCTACGACATCGCCAACCCGGACAAGTTCACCGGTTCGCCGCTGCGCACCACGCAGTGA